Sequence from the Collinsella aerofaciens ATCC 25986 genome:
GTCCGCGGCTGGCTTTGCCCTGGACCCCATTGCGGCTCTGGGCGCCACGCGTGTTGACTTGCCGGGCAATCTTGCCGACGACCTGCTCTGCGGCCGACGCATTCCCGTTGAGCGTGCGCTTGCCGATTTCGATGCCTTGAAGGCGCCGTTTGCGTTGGTGCTCGATGGGGGACTCAAGGCGCTCGCCCGCATTGAGGGTGGCCGCTTTGTCATGGAGCACGTATTTCCGCAGGCAATCGGCGGTGTTCGATGATGTTGTCCGCTCGCGAGCTCGCGCGTGTCTTTTTCGCGGGCGAGTCGGACGAGGCTCGCATCGTTGCTGCCGATGCGTTTGATGAGTGCGAGCACCTGGGTGCCGCATCAATCGCCATTGGCGTGTTCGATGGCGTGCACCGTGGACACCAGGAGCTCATTGCGGCGCTTGTCCGTGATGCCCGTGCCCATGGCTGCAAGGCAGTCGTGGTCACTTTCGATCCCGACCCGGACGTTGTGGTGAGCTCTTCGCCCGCTCAAAAATTGATGACGACGGCCGACCGTCTGCATGCCTTGGCTCAGACCGGGGTCGATGTGGTGGTGGCCGTTCCCTTTACGCCAGAGGTTGCGGTACTCGACCATGTTGGTTTTCTTGCGCTGCTGTCGCGCGTGGTTGACATTCGCTCGATTCGCGTTGGCAGCGACTTTAGGCTGGGTCGCGGCGGTGCATCTGGTGTTGCCGAGATGCGCGCCTGGGGTGCCGTGCATGGCGTTGATGTGTATGGTCACGACCTACTTTGCGAGGGCGGCGAGGCCATTTGCGCCACCCGTATCCGTCATGAGCTGGGACAGGGCCATGTGGAGCTGGCTGCTGAGTTACTCGGCCGTCCGTATATGGTGCGTGGCGGTGTTATTCGCGGCCGTCACGAGGGTTCTGGCATGGGCTTTCCCACGGCAAACCTACAAGTTCCCGATGGTATTCAGGTGCCTGCGGACGGCGTGTATGAGGGTCTGGTGCTGGTCGATGACACCGTGTGGCCCGCTGCCGTGAACGTCGGCCTGCCGCCAACGTATGCTGACGATGCAGCATCTGCGCATCTCGAGGCTAATTTAATTGGTTATACGGGCGACCTGTACGGCTCTTCCGTTTCGCTGGCGTTTACGCGCTGGCTGCGTCCCTCGCGTCTGTTCGATTCGCTGGATGAGTTGATCGCGACCGTCGAGGGTAATATCGAAGATATTCGTCACAACTTGGGCGAGCAGGGGGTGAGCATCCGTG
This genomic interval carries:
- the ribF gene encoding riboflavin biosynthesis protein RibF, which gives rise to MMLSARELARVFFAGESDEARIVAADAFDECEHLGAASIAIGVFDGVHRGHQELIAALVRDARAHGCKAVVVTFDPDPDVVVSSSPAQKLMTTADRLHALAQTGVDVVVAVPFTPEVAVLDHVGFLALLSRVVDIRSIRVGSDFRLGRGGASGVAEMRAWGAVHGVDVYGHDLLCEGGEAICATRIRHELGQGHVELAAELLGRPYMVRGGVIRGRHEGSGMGFPTANLQVPDGIQVPADGVYEGLVLVDDTVWPAAVNVGLPPTYADDAASAHLEANLIGYTGDLYGSSVSLAFTRWLRPSRLFDSLDELIATVEGNIEDIRHNLGEQGVSIRD